One Tomitella gaofuii DNA segment encodes these proteins:
- a CDS encoding enoyl-CoA hydratase family protein, with translation MTDKQDWPLVRYDTDEVRATLTLDSPHNRNALSPRLIADVRAGLARAQDDPDVRAVVLTHTGGTFCAGADLSAATGSGPADAGTGGGESPAEAMAGLLRAILECPKPVIGLIDGHVRAGGMGLVGACDIAVAGPRCTFALTEARLGLAASIISLTVLPRMTSRAAGRYFLTGEKFDGARAEAMGLVTVAADDAAAVTDALVAELRKASPQGLAESKALLTRAVLAGFDADAGRLCERSAQLFGTPEAIEGMTAFLQKRAPAWAE, from the coding sequence ATGACCGACAAGCAGGACTGGCCCCTCGTCCGTTACGACACGGACGAGGTACGTGCCACGCTGACCCTGGACTCGCCGCACAACCGCAACGCGCTGTCCCCGCGCCTCATCGCCGACGTCCGGGCGGGGCTGGCGCGGGCGCAGGACGACCCGGACGTCCGGGCTGTGGTGCTCACGCACACCGGCGGGACCTTCTGCGCGGGCGCCGACCTGAGCGCGGCCACCGGCTCAGGCCCCGCCGATGCCGGCACCGGCGGCGGGGAGTCGCCCGCCGAGGCGATGGCGGGCCTGCTGCGTGCGATCCTCGAATGTCCCAAGCCCGTGATCGGACTGATCGACGGGCACGTGCGGGCGGGCGGCATGGGGCTGGTCGGCGCGTGCGACATCGCGGTGGCCGGGCCGCGGTGCACCTTCGCGCTCACGGAGGCGCGCCTGGGGCTCGCCGCGTCGATCATCTCGCTCACCGTGCTGCCCCGGATGACCTCGCGCGCGGCCGGGCGGTACTTTCTCACCGGCGAGAAGTTCGACGGAGCGCGCGCCGAGGCGATGGGTCTGGTGACGGTGGCCGCCGACGACGCGGCCGCGGTGACGGACGCGCTGGTGGCCGAGCTCCGCAAGGCCTCCCCGCAAGGCCTGGCCGAGTCCAAGGCGCTGCTCACCCGGGCGGTGCTGGCCGGTTTCGACGCGGACGCGGGGCGCCTGTGCGAGCGGTCCGCGCAGCTGTTCGGGACGCCGGAGGCGATCGAAGGCATGACGGCGTTCCTGCAGAAGAGGGCGCCGGCCTGGGCGGAATGA
- a CDS encoding TetR/AcrR family transcriptional regulator — MTGRRSEVREPQQDRSRATRQRLLESTIELLAVHGWAGSTVAEVAEHAGVSRGAAQHHYPTREDLITGALEYMFDSRMTELRGGAAAIGAGPSRTLHVVQGVVDHFTGNLFKAALQVWTAAAADEQLRTRIVPLEAKFGRHAHRTTIEMLGADDADPVVHTLVQATLDMARGLGLADVLTDDSARRERIVRQWANTLHTALDSAGAGRSRR; from the coding sequence ATGACCGGCCGTCGTTCCGAGGTGCGCGAACCCCAGCAGGACCGGAGCCGGGCCACCCGGCAGCGGTTGCTCGAGTCGACGATCGAACTGCTCGCGGTGCACGGCTGGGCGGGGTCGACGGTGGCGGAGGTGGCCGAGCATGCCGGGGTGTCGCGAGGGGCCGCACAGCACCATTATCCGACGCGCGAGGACCTCATCACGGGCGCTCTGGAGTACATGTTCGACAGCCGCATGACCGAGCTCCGGGGCGGCGCGGCCGCGATCGGCGCGGGCCCGAGCCGTACCTTGCACGTCGTCCAGGGCGTGGTCGACCACTTCACCGGTAACCTGTTCAAGGCGGCGCTGCAGGTGTGGACGGCGGCGGCCGCGGACGAGCAGCTGCGGACCCGGATCGTGCCGTTGGAGGCGAAGTTCGGCCGGCACGCGCACCGCACCACCATCGAGATGCTCGGCGCGGACGATGCCGACCCGGTGGTGCACACACTCGTGCAGGCCACTCTGGACATGGCGCGCGGCCTCGGGCTGGCGGACGTGCTCACCGACGATTCCGCCCGCCGCGAGCGCATCGTGCGCCAGTGGGCCAACACGCTGCACACGGCCCTGGACTCCGCCGGCGCCGGTCGCTCCCGTCGCTGA